GTACGGAAAGACCAGGTGTAAGGCTGGCCGAGGGAATTGCCGGCCAGATCCTTGATTACCCCGTCCAGAACGACACTATACCAGGTGTTTTCCTCCAGAGAAGTAAAAGGTGTGAAGACCGCCTGCTTGAGCGCAGCGTCATAGGACACCAAACCGGACACGGGTGTACCGGCAGCAAAAAGGGTAAAAGTACTAACATTTAATGACGAGATGTCTATTTCTTCGCTAAAGATAACCTTAATGGAACTGTTCAGACTTATACTGGTAGCACCATCGGCCGGGTAAATGCTCTCCACACCCGGCGGAGTGCCGTCAACCACCACGGACGCATTAACCGCATCGGAAGGATTTCCGCGAAGGTCTACCGCCTCAACCCGCAAAATGTACTCCCCGTCAGATACACGCCCACCGCTGTCGTTGTTCCCGTCCCAATAAGCATTCTGGCTTCCGGCAGCCTGCCGGACATTGTCCAGCAGAACTCGTACCGGGTTACCGCTGAGGTCCTCCACGATCAGCGATACCAGAGACTCTTCCGAGAGCTCGTAATTAATCGTCGCATCCCCGATAACCGGAGAGAAAATTGAAGGCGTAACCCTTAAATTGCTAATTTCCGGGATTGATTTGTCCAGGTATATAGTGCCGGAAACCTCATCTGCTACATTTCCAGCTAAGTCTGTCGCATTAATCTTGTAAGTATACAGACCGTCTGGTAGCCGGTAACCCAAGTTATTGGTTCCGTCCCAAGATACGCTGTGAGAACCTGCTCCCCGCAGGCTATTATTTAATAAGGTTTTCACCAGAGTGCTCCCGGCATAAATTTTTACCGTAACAAATGCTTCTTCCGACAGAGTAAAGGAAATGTTGCTGGCATTGTGAGCCGCCAGAAAAGGATCTGGTCCATCACTTACATTACTGATGACCGGCTTGGTAGTGTCGGTATAAGTGGCGGTAAAGGCATAACTCCCGTTCGACTGGGCATTGAAGTAATCGTAAACCTGAATGTAATAAGTTCCCCCTTGCAACAGGCTGACGGTCCCCGATTCACTGCCTCCCTCATAATAACTATCAATGGTAGTAAGACGGTTCAAATTAGAATCATAAATCCTTATGGCCGCATCCATATTAGAGGGAGGCTGTACGCTTACCGTGAGGTCTCCCGGTTCATGGGCATATATACTGAACCAGTCTTCATCTCCCGCCGGGTTAAGAGTCGGATAAATAGTCTGCCCGCTGGTTACGGCGGAAGCCATCAGGGCTACGTTGTTATTTTCTTGGCCGTCACCGACGGTAGACACGGCAAGAGTATAGGGATTGGAAAAAGAATTGCCCCCTGCCTCATAAATTTTAAGATAGTAGTTACCGGAACTCAAACCGCTCAGGCTCAAGTGTTCTCTCCCGCCGCTCCCGGTGGTGTCCGCCTGGCCTACCAGTGACAGACCGGAATCATAAACCTCCACTATTGCATCGGCCTCGGAAGAGGGGAGCACATCTATTACTAGCTTACCGGTGCTAGTATTGATTTTAAACCAGTCCTGGTCTCCTGCCGGGTAAAAGGTCGGGTTTAAGGTGATACCGTCATTCAGTAACGGAGCCTGTCCGGCAGTATCGTTATCCTCCCAGACATCACCCGGGGGAGGATTCCCTAAGGCCCGGTAGGCATCTATACGCCCGTAGCCGTACACGTCGTCTTTACCCGGAGCTCCCAAGTCTACGGCGGCAGCCTTAATTTTTCCCTCCACCTGATCCGGCGTAAGACTGTCATTCTGACTGCGGATCAAAGCGGCCAAGCCAGCCACAAAGGGAGTTGCCATCGAAGTACCATCTAAAAAAGCATACGTGGAGGACGATTGATACCAGTAGGTACTCAAGATATTCAGGCCAGGAGCGGCCACATCCACCTGGGGACCAATATTGGAAAAGTAGGCTAAGAAATCTTCGCTGTCCGTGGCCGAAACACCTATGACATGGTCGTTGGCCGCCGGGTAATTGACTGTTCCCCTGTAGTCGTTACCAGCGGCCGCTACGATAACCACTCCTTTGTTATAGGCATAATTAATTGCTTCCCGCATTGTATAAGTATCCACCGAAGCTCCCAGACTCAGGTTTATCACATCGGCCCCGTTATCGGCGGCCCAGCGGATACCTTCAGCCACGTCGCTTAGATAACCACTACCGTTGGCATCTAGCACTTTGACTGGAATTATCTTAACTTGAGGAGCCACCCCAGCTACTCCTATACCGTTGTTGGTCACGGCCGCAATTATCCCCGCCACATGGGTGCCGTGACCGTTATCGTCCTGGGCCGAGCCCCCGTTGATGGCATTATACCCACCGACCAGGTTGGCCTGCAGGTCCGGATGGTTCAGGTCCACCCCCGTATCCACTACAGCCACTTTCACCGTGGTGCTCCCCCGCGTTATATCCCAGGCCTGCGGGGTATTGATTTTCGGTAGCCCCCACTGATCGGGATAACCGGG
The nucleotide sequence above comes from Calderihabitans maritimus. Encoded proteins:
- a CDS encoding S8 family serine peptidase is translated as MVKSRLLVTGILVVLFFFIVVPQGTAAQGKDRGKKDGKKAAEFIPGEILVKFKPGVSSLVRQKVHDKFKAKVVKRSTKLGIERVKLPAGAKIAEILEQYRRNSNVEFAEPNYIFHADWTPDDPGYPDQWGLPKINTPQAWDITRGSTTVKVAVVDTGVDLNHPDLQANLVGGYNAINGGSAQDDNGHGTHVAGIIAAVTNNGIGVAGVAPQVKIIPVKVLDANGSGYLSDVAEGIRWAADNGADVINLSLGASVDTYTMREAINYAYNKGVVIVAAAGNDYRGTVNYPAANDHVIGVSATDSEDFLAYFSNIGPQVDVAAPGLNILSTYWYQSSSTYAFLDGTSMATPFVAGLAALIRSQNDSLTPDQVEGKIKAAAVDLGAPGKDDVYGYGRIDAYRALGNPPPGDVWEDNDTAGQAPLLNDGITLNPTFYPAGDQDWFKINTSTGKLVIDVLPSSEADAIVEVYDSGLSLVGQADTTGSGGREHLSLSGLSSGNYYLKIYEAGGNSFSNPYTLAVSTVGDGQENNNVALMASAVTSGQTIYPTLNPAGDEDWFSIYAHEPGDLTVSVQPPSNMDAAIRIYDSNLNRLTTIDSYYEGGSESGTVSLLQGGTYYIQVYDYFNAQSNGSYAFTATYTDTTKPVISNVSDGPDPFLAAHNASNISFTLSEEAFVTVKIYAGSTLVKTLLNNSLRGAGSHSVSWDGTNNLGYRLPDGLYTYKINATDLAGNVADEVSGTIYLDKSIPEISNLRVTPSIFSPVIGDATINYELSEESLVSLIVEDLSGNPVRVLLDNVRQAAGSQNAYWDGNNDSGGRVSDGEYILRVEAVDLRGNPSDAVNASVVVDGTPPGVESIYPADGATSISLNSSIKVIFSEEIDISSLNVSTFTLFAAGTPVSGLVSYDAALKQAVFTPFTSLEENTWYSVVLDGVIKDLAGNSLGQPYTWSFRTADLTSPQTAVVSPVEGSALKDQVTLKASVRDGGGIKEVYFEYSADGSNWMTLPGTAVLREGTVLEGLWEYTWEVTGLPENVYIRVKAIDLGGNTGYSQPVFYQVLQSNEVMVDTGGGEYNFEQGQVKLIIPPDAFASQTRIRVSKVDQNGTVAPPSGYRLVGAVYDFTAETEFNSPVTVVFKYNPEELGDAVEEALKVYYLKPTTNKWEPVGGKVNTVTHTVTVELEHFSQYALLAPEKRYYLATPTRDVYGNSYFNPDNFTNYPYEIYLPNETDPASYRIHTSYTRDTDACAS